Proteins co-encoded in one Haladaptatus sp. ZSTT2 genomic window:
- the trpG gene encoding anthranilate synthase component II, producing MTDVLFVDNFDSFTYNLVEYVSTNADTKVVKNTASLAEIRAADPDAIVLSPGPGHPKNDRDVGVTRDVLRELSPDIPTLGVCLGLEAAVYEYGGEIGRAPFPVHGKASAITHDGQGVFSGLPQAFRAGRYHSLVATSVPECLTVTARSDDDLVMGVRHEDYPLECVQFHPESVLTEHGHDVIRNFLAAI from the coding sequence ATGACCGACGTACTGTTCGTCGATAACTTCGATTCCTTCACCTACAATTTAGTCGAGTATGTGAGCACGAACGCGGACACCAAAGTCGTGAAAAACACCGCGTCGCTCGCGGAAATTCGCGCCGCAGACCCCGACGCAATCGTCTTGAGTCCGGGGCCGGGCCACCCGAAAAACGACCGCGACGTGGGCGTGACCCGCGACGTACTCCGTGAGCTGAGTCCCGACATACCGACGCTCGGCGTCTGTCTCGGTCTCGAAGCCGCGGTGTACGAGTACGGCGGCGAGATTGGCCGCGCGCCGTTCCCCGTCCACGGCAAAGCCTCTGCCATCACTCACGACGGACAGGGCGTGTTCTCGGGACTGCCACAGGCGTTTCGCGCTGGCCGCTACCACTCGCTCGTGGCCACGTCAGTGCCCGAGTGTTTGACGGTGACCGCCCGCTCAGACGACGATTTGGTCATGGGCGTGCGCCACGAAGACTACCCGCTCGAATGCGTCCAATTTCACCCAGAAAGCGTGCTCACCGAACACGGCCACGACGTTATCCGGAACTTTCTCGCCGCGATTTAG
- a CDS encoding DUF5830 family protein: protein MPERDTVELGVELLSKLEFEELTLAEALDRIETITTNPATTREILDVAERRGVIEREGTLLKPQGGDYIKFESEVITKEGEFTCRRCNAAITTGYFIKMDSGELGPFGSSCIRKVTGRD, encoded by the coding sequence GTGCCAGAACGCGATACGGTCGAACTCGGCGTCGAACTTCTCTCGAAACTCGAATTCGAGGAGCTGACGCTGGCCGAAGCACTCGACCGCATCGAGACCATCACGACGAATCCGGCGACCACCCGCGAGATTCTCGACGTCGCAGAGAGACGCGGCGTCATCGAACGCGAGGGAACGCTGCTCAAACCCCAAGGTGGCGACTACATCAAATTCGAGAGCGAAGTCATCACGAAAGAAGGCGAGTTCACCTGCCGACGCTGTAACGCGGCAATCACAACGGGCTACTTCATCAAGATGGATTCCGGCGAACTGGGGCCGTTTGGCTCCTCGTGTATCCGGAAGGTTACCGGCCGCGACTGA
- a CDS encoding adenosylcobalamin-dependent ribonucleoside-diphosphate reductase: MSRANLSADEITLPIKRTDGETLADRMTTNAYNNILPARYLRKDANGELIETQEDLFVRVAKNIALAEAVYEADNLGLELTVRPEQLKPRHPRRDELAAEVFGEGTTAADDVETQLTEFNVNKFDYDTVVPELPAGVQEKVESVRAEFQDLMEQLSFIPNSPTLMNAGDELQQLSACFVDSPADDLTDIHKTAMEAAEVFQSGGGMGYAFWQLRPYGDAVGSTGGIASGPITFMRTFDQMCETIAQGGTRRGAQMGVMRVSHPDVIEFLHAKNKDVSLAVTLRLNDPDDYTYTSFNEALEEARSLIDEEGRVPKHLRNAVEGHLSNFNISVGVTDGFMEALYNEEDFVFTNPRTEEPHIATEETKEMYDRYDLGHYVTPGEVLKIPAVEIWDHIIDGSWENGEPGVIYLERVNKEHSFDVDKHPDHQILATNPCGEQPLEEYEACNLGHINLSTIAEFDAPDWRVWHAENGENFDSTEEAMDAFLADAIDWDEFDHRIEWGTRFLENVVTMSDFPVPKIEEKVRNMRKIGLGVMGLAQLYIQLGIRYGSEEGNELVRQLMMHINHGSKWASHELAEDRGAFNDWGDSKYADPVEYRDWFEHHTGLSADEWADGFSIRNHNTTTVAPTGTTSMVGNTTGGIEPIYNVAYFKNVSDDVQGDEMLVEFDDYFLRVLEANDIDVDAVQAEAVEQMQNNAFEGVTSLSTVPDAIGELFVVTADLAGLDHAGVQCAAQAGVDSAISKTCNFPNSASKADMDEVYRYIYDHGGKGVTVYRDGTRSKQVLTTRAKNADFADDDEAAEAIVEQITEVFGSMDEFLDHEEVKAAFNAQLDSIATAAANGNLYAEKRARPDVLYGVTQRISTGYGKLYVNINEDEQGRPFELFANIGNSGGFTASFTESLAKTVSTALRSGVDPEEIAGELKGIRSPKIAWDKGEQIQSIPDAIGTAMRRYLDGEIDKAYPQQRNLAEIAEESAPAADADEVDAESDDDATQSLIDAGESPECPDCGSMTLYFSEGCKTCESCGWSECS; encoded by the coding sequence ATGAGCCGCGCGAACCTCTCCGCCGACGAGATTACCCTGCCCATCAAGCGCACGGATGGGGAGACTCTCGCAGACCGGATGACCACAAACGCGTATAACAACATTCTTCCGGCTCGATATCTCCGCAAAGACGCGAACGGGGAGCTTATCGAGACCCAAGAAGACCTGTTCGTCCGCGTTGCGAAGAACATCGCGCTCGCAGAAGCCGTCTACGAGGCAGACAACCTCGGCCTCGAACTGACGGTTCGCCCCGAGCAACTGAAACCACGCCACCCACGCCGCGACGAACTCGCCGCAGAAGTGTTCGGCGAGGGAACCACCGCCGCCGACGACGTCGAAACGCAACTCACCGAGTTCAACGTCAACAAGTTCGACTACGACACCGTCGTCCCCGAACTTCCAGCAGGCGTACAGGAGAAAGTAGAGTCGGTACGCGCCGAGTTCCAAGACCTTATGGAGCAACTCAGCTTCATCCCGAACTCCCCGACGCTCATGAACGCGGGCGACGAACTCCAGCAGCTCTCTGCGTGTTTCGTTGACTCGCCCGCGGACGACCTCACTGACATCCACAAAACCGCCATGGAGGCCGCAGAGGTCTTCCAGTCGGGCGGTGGCATGGGCTACGCCTTCTGGCAACTTCGTCCGTACGGTGACGCGGTTGGCTCCACGGGAGGAATCGCCTCCGGGCCAATCACGTTCATGCGCACGTTCGACCAGATGTGCGAGACCATCGCGCAGGGTGGCACCCGCCGCGGTGCCCAGATGGGCGTCATGCGCGTCTCGCACCCGGACGTCATCGAGTTCCTCCACGCGAAGAACAAGGACGTCTCGCTCGCGGTCACGCTCCGCCTGAACGACCCGGACGACTACACGTACACGAGCTTCAACGAAGCGCTCGAAGAGGCCCGCTCGCTCATCGACGAGGAAGGCCGCGTGCCAAAGCACCTCCGCAACGCCGTCGAGGGCCACCTCTCTAACTTCAATATCTCCGTGGGCGTCACGGACGGCTTCATGGAGGCACTCTACAACGAGGAGGACTTTGTCTTCACGAACCCACGCACAGAAGAGCCACACATCGCCACCGAGGAGACCAAGGAGATGTACGACCGCTACGACCTCGGTCACTACGTCACCCCCGGCGAAGTGCTCAAGATTCCCGCGGTCGAAATCTGGGACCACATCATCGACGGCTCGTGGGAGAACGGCGAACCCGGCGTCATCTACTTAGAGCGCGTCAACAAGGAGCACTCCTTCGACGTCGACAAGCACCCCGACCACCAGATTCTCGCCACCAACCCGTGTGGCGAACAGCCACTGGAGGAGTACGAAGCGTGCAACCTCGGCCACATCAACCTCTCTACAATTGCCGAGTTCGACGCCCCCGACTGGCGCGTCTGGCACGCGGAGAACGGCGAGAACTTCGACTCGACCGAGGAAGCCATGGACGCGTTCCTCGCGGACGCCATCGACTGGGACGAGTTCGACCACCGCATCGAGTGGGGGACGCGCTTCTTAGAGAACGTCGTCACCATGTCGGACTTCCCGGTGCCGAAAATCGAGGAGAAAGTCCGCAACATGCGCAAAATCGGCCTCGGCGTCATGGGCCTCGCGCAACTCTACATCCAACTCGGCATCCGCTACGGCTCTGAGGAGGGCAACGAACTCGTCCGCCAGCTCATGATGCACATCAACCACGGGTCGAAGTGGGCCTCCCACGAACTTGCCGAGGACCGTGGCGCGTTCAACGACTGGGGCGACTCGAAGTACGCAGACCCCGTCGAATACCGCGACTGGTTCGAACACCACACCGGCCTCTCGGCCGACGAGTGGGCCGACGGCTTCTCGATTCGCAACCACAACACGACGACCGTCGCGCCAACGGGCACGACCTCGATGGTCGGCAACACCACGGGCGGCATCGAGCCAATCTACAACGTCGCCTACTTCAAGAACGTCTCCGACGACGTGCAGGGCGACGAGATGCTCGTCGAGTTCGACGACTACTTCCTGCGCGTGCTTGAGGCGAACGACATCGACGTAGACGCCGTCCAAGCCGAAGCCGTAGAACAGATGCAGAACAACGCCTTCGAGGGCGTCACGTCGCTCTCGACGGTGCCTGACGCGATTGGCGAACTGTTCGTCGTCACCGCAGACCTCGCAGGCCTCGACCACGCGGGCGTCCAGTGCGCCGCACAGGCCGGCGTTGACTCCGCCATCTCGAAGACCTGCAACTTCCCGAACTCCGCGAGCAAAGCGGACATGGACGAGGTGTACCGCTACATCTACGACCACGGCGGGAAGGGCGTCACCGTCTACCGCGACGGCACCCGCAGCAAGCAGGTGCTCACCACCCGCGCGAAGAACGCAGACTTCGCCGACGACGACGAAGCCGCAGAGGCCATCGTTGAGCAGATCACCGAGGTGTTCGGCTCGATGGACGAGTTCCTAGACCACGAGGAAGTCAAGGCGGCGTTCAACGCGCAACTCGACTCCATCGCCACGGCCGCGGCGAACGGCAACCTCTACGCCGAGAAGCGCGCGCGACCGGACGTCCTCTACGGCGTCACCCAGCGCATCTCGACGGGCTACGGCAAGCTGTACGTCAACATCAACGAAGACGAACAGGGCCGTCCGTTCGAGTTGTTCGCGAACATCGGTAACTCCGGTGGGTTCACCGCAAGCTTCACCGAGTCGCTCGCAAAGACCGTCTCGACCGCGCTCCGGTCGGGTGTCGACCCAGAGGAGATTGCGGGCGAACTGAAAGGCATCCGCTCACCGAAGATTGCGTGGGACAAGGGCGAGCAGATTCAGTCCATCCCGGACGCCATCGGCACGGCGATGCGCCGGTATCTCGACGGCGAAATCGACAAGGCTTACCCACAACAGCGCAACCTCGCGGAGATTGCAGAGGAGAGCGCGCCTGCAGCGGACGCAGATGAGGTGGACGCAGAAAGCGACGACGACGCAACCCAGTCGCTCATCGACGCGGGCGAGAGCCCAGAGTGTCCCGACTGTGGGTCGATGACGCTCTACTTCTCTGAAGGCTGCAAGACCTGCGAGTCCTGTGGCTGGTCTGAGTGCAGCTAA
- a CDS encoding molybdopterin-dependent oxidoreductase, with product MNLLPQSQRIRVGAVRAVLAGVAAIAGSYAAAGFTTGFVGAPLEAMLSRAAPASLVTFAIVVLGDIGQKLNLLAAITLAVLLIACLSAAALATGWRQRSGLVSVTVALGLTWAAVTLLTGEPVLALAAAVPASAVLALTGPGVPPSEVDATARRRVLTAIAGVAGFSVLSYVVGGNRGGDDTSDRPLGLTAAQHQEIETMLAEAEAKSLPVSGLEPLVSTSFYEVDIAAVNPNTAPENWTLSLTGAVSEDATFTYDDIRALPVEQRFITLRCVGDSLNGTKMDNALWTGTPLAPLLDEVITDSGCECAMLRAGDGYYVQFPIAALRRGFLAYGMNGRPLPRSHGAPVRVLIPGHWGEINVKWLTEIEFLDEAVDGYWEERGWHGTGPVNIVAKLWVETQNDDGTVTVAGHAYAGLMDVSAVEVNTGDGWQEATLSEPLPGEDVWRQWSYTYEHPGSQHRVRVRAITGDGTVQANEELPAFPNGPSGWVSRTVQ from the coding sequence ATGAACCTGCTCCCACAATCACAGCGCATTCGCGTCGGTGCTGTCAGAGCGGTACTCGCAGGCGTCGCAGCCATCGCTGGCTCCTACGCCGCCGCCGGGTTCACGACTGGATTCGTGGGAGCGCCCCTCGAAGCGATGCTCTCACGAGCGGCCCCCGCGTCGCTCGTGACGTTCGCCATCGTCGTCCTCGGCGACATCGGCCAGAAACTGAACCTGCTCGCCGCCATAACCCTCGCAGTCCTCCTCATTGCGTGCCTCTCAGCCGCAGCACTGGCGACTGGGTGGCGACAGCGAAGCGGGCTCGTCTCGGTGACGGTGGCGCTCGGACTAACGTGGGCGGCCGTGACTCTCCTCACCGGCGAACCCGTGTTGGCCCTCGCCGCGGCGGTTCCCGCGAGCGCCGTCCTCGCGCTCACCGGCCCCGGCGTCCCACCGAGTGAAGTGGACGCCACCGCACGCCGTCGCGTGCTCACCGCCATCGCAGGCGTCGCGGGCTTCTCGGTGCTCTCGTACGTCGTTGGTGGCAACCGCGGCGGCGACGACACGAGCGACCGACCGCTCGGCCTCACCGCAGCACAGCACCAAGAAATCGAGACGATGCTGGCAGAAGCAGAAGCGAAATCGCTTCCCGTGTCGGGACTCGAACCCCTCGTCAGCACGTCGTTTTACGAGGTTGACATCGCCGCGGTGAACCCGAACACGGCCCCTGAAAACTGGACGCTCTCGCTTACGGGAGCCGTCTCCGAGGACGCAACGTTCACCTACGACGACATCCGCGCGCTCCCGGTCGAACAGCGCTTCATCACGCTCCGGTGTGTCGGCGACTCGCTCAACGGCACGAAGATGGACAACGCACTCTGGACGGGGACGCCCCTCGCCCCACTGCTCGACGAGGTCATCACCGATTCGGGCTGTGAGTGTGCCATGCTCCGGGCGGGAGACGGCTACTACGTCCAGTTCCCCATCGCGGCGCTCAGACGCGGCTTCCTCGCCTACGGGATGAACGGCAGACCGCTGCCCCGCTCGCACGGCGCGCCCGTCCGGGTGCTCATTCCGGGCCACTGGGGCGAAATCAACGTCAAATGGCTCACCGAAATCGAGTTCCTCGATGAGGCAGTCGATGGCTACTGGGAAGAGCGCGGCTGGCACGGCACCGGCCCCGTCAACATCGTCGCAAAGCTCTGGGTGGAAACCCAGAACGATGACGGCACGGTGACGGTCGCTGGCCACGCCTACGCCGGACTCATGGACGTCTCTGCGGTCGAGGTCAACACTGGCGATGGATGGCAGGAAGCCACGCTCTCAGAGCCGCTGCCGGGCGAGGACGTGTGGCGACAGTGGTCGTACACCTACGAGCACCCCGGTTCCCAACACCGGGTGCGAGTGCGCGCCATCACGGGCGACGGGACGGTGCAGGCGAACGAAGAACTGCCCGCGTTCCCGAACGGGCCAAGTGGCTGGGTTTCGAGAACCGTCCAATGA
- the trpE gene encoding anthranilate synthase component I, which yields MMRSLTREEFISLAADDRPAVLRLAVSLDCSLDPLAAYAELADGSHSFLLESAEKVASSDPAGAFSPETTDRHARYSFVGYDPDGVVSIGPDGAEVEQFENALATLAAPGEGDVLDSLRETLPDLPLKGFPKAGRQHLQGGLVGFLSYDAVYDLWLDEVGVSRPESSLPDAQFVLTTKTVVFDHADDSVSLVFTPVVTPDADAGDLYDELAAEASAVESRLQNATPVETGNFVCRAEHAGPRDEYEAAVAKAKEHVLDGDIYQGVISRKRELEGEFDPKTLYASLREVNPSPYMYLLRADDLSIVGASPETLVSVSGDTVVSNPIAGTCGRGGSPGEDRRLAGEMLADDKERAEHTMLVDLARNDVRRVAEPGSVRVEEFMNVLKYSHVQHIESTVTGTLAPEFDAFDATRASFPAGTLSGAPKVRAMEIIHDLEAGPRGLYGGGVGYYSWTGDTDFAIVIRTATIEHGDPDRLTIQAGAGIVADSDPVSEFEETEKKMGGVLAAIERLEPAEVKP from the coding sequence GAGTTCATATCGCTCGCCGCAGACGACCGCCCGGCCGTGCTCCGGCTTGCGGTCTCCCTCGACTGTTCGCTCGACCCACTTGCTGCCTACGCAGAACTCGCAGACGGCTCCCATTCGTTCTTGCTCGAAAGCGCAGAGAAGGTCGCCTCAAGCGACCCGGCCGGGGCGTTCTCTCCGGAGACGACCGACCGCCACGCGCGCTACTCGTTCGTCGGCTACGACCCCGACGGCGTCGTGTCGATTGGCCCGGACGGAGCCGAGGTCGAACAGTTCGAAAACGCGCTCGCAACGCTCGCAGCCCCCGGCGAAGGCGACGTGCTCGATTCGCTGCGCGAGACGCTTCCAGACCTCCCGCTCAAGGGGTTCCCGAAAGCGGGCCGCCAACACCTGCAGGGCGGTCTCGTCGGTTTCCTATCGTACGATGCGGTGTATGACCTCTGGCTGGACGAGGTGGGCGTCTCCCGCCCCGAAAGCTCGCTTCCGGACGCACAATTCGTCTTGACGACGAAAACGGTCGTATTCGACCACGCAGACGACTCCGTGTCACTTGTGTTCACGCCGGTTGTCACTCCCGACGCCGACGCCGGAGACCTCTACGACGAACTCGCCGCCGAAGCGAGTGCCGTAGAATCGCGCCTGCAAAACGCAACCCCGGTCGAGACGGGCAACTTCGTCTGCCGCGCAGAGCACGCTGGCCCGCGCGATGAGTACGAGGCCGCCGTCGCCAAGGCAAAAGAGCACGTCCTCGATGGCGACATCTACCAGGGCGTCATCTCGCGAAAGCGCGAACTCGAAGGAGAGTTCGACCCGAAGACGCTCTACGCCTCGTTGCGCGAGGTCAACCCGTCGCCGTACATGTACCTCTTGCGCGCAGACGACCTGAGCATCGTCGGCGCGAGCCCAGAAACCCTCGTCTCGGTGAGCGGCGACACCGTCGTGAGCAACCCCATCGCGGGGACGTGCGGGCGCGGGGGCAGCCCCGGCGAAGACCGCCGGCTCGCCGGTGAGATGCTCGCAGACGACAAGGAACGCGCCGAACACACGATGCTCGTCGATTTGGCGCGCAACGACGTTCGCCGAGTCGCAGAACCCGGCTCGGTTCGCGTAGAAGAGTTCATGAACGTCCTCAAGTACTCCCACGTCCAGCACATCGAGAGCACGGTCACGGGGACGCTCGCGCCCGAGTTCGACGCCTTCGACGCGACGCGCGCGTCGTTCCCCGCCGGAACGCTGTCTGGTGCGCCGAAGGTGCGGGCGATGGAGATTATCCACGACTTAGAAGCCGGGCCGCGCGGCCTCTACGGCGGCGGCGTCGGCTACTACTCGTGGACGGGCGACACCGACTTCGCCATCGTCATTCGGACTGCGACCATTGAACACGGCGACCCAGACCGGTTGACGATTCAGGCCGGTGCGGGTATCGTTGCTGACTCAGACCCCGTAAGCGAGTTCGAGGAGACCGAAAAGAAGATGGGTGGCGTCCTCGCCGCGATTGAGCGGCTCGAACCCGCGGAGGTGAAGCCATGA
- a CDS encoding ArsR/SmtB family transcription factor: protein MEKVLWYLFVGMRGGANRVRIIRALAERPHNANQLSTELDVDYNTIRHHLDMLIEHGIVEPGGEGYGALYFLTDQFEHHWDAFERITDQME, encoded by the coding sequence ATGGAAAAGGTGTTGTGGTACTTGTTCGTGGGCATGCGAGGGGGCGCAAACCGCGTCCGCATCATCAGAGCCCTCGCTGAGCGCCCACACAACGCGAATCAGCTCTCGACGGAGCTTGACGTGGACTACAACACCATCCGTCATCATCTCGATATGCTCATCGAGCACGGGATCGTCGAGCCGGGCGGCGAGGGTTACGGCGCGCTGTACTTCCTCACCGACCAATTCGAACACCACTGGGATGCGTTCGAGCGCATCACCGACCAAATGGAGTGA
- a CDS encoding HVO_2523 family zinc finger protein, with amino-acid sequence MANAGGRPCPLCEEPMYHRHCKYVCPNHGVIYDCADTFW; translated from the coding sequence ATGGCAAACGCAGGTGGTCGGCCGTGCCCGCTCTGTGAGGAACCGATGTACCACCGCCACTGTAAGTACGTCTGCCCGAACCACGGCGTCATCTACGACTGCGCGGACACCTTCTGGTGA
- a CDS encoding TVP38/TMEM64 family protein translates to MERATRRQLVGLALVGSFFVVVSLVISPREVFARFQHLAADPVAFGGVLALVYLLRPLVAWPVTPISVVVGYVYGIEVGLPIALVGIVVTAIPPFLLARHFPDSGLFGKARDVGSRFFTATGETRGVIASRLVPIPTDVISYSAGLSGVRLWPFAVGTLVGELPWTVAGVLAGSSMESLATEGVAGIGLPLLLGAVAVATALLVGPLYRQFVAKQ, encoded by the coding sequence ATGGAGCGGGCGACGCGACGACAACTGGTGGGACTCGCCCTCGTGGGGAGCTTTTTCGTCGTCGTCTCGCTCGTGATTTCGCCGCGCGAGGTGTTCGCTCGCTTCCAGCACCTCGCTGCAGACCCCGTCGCCTTCGGGGGCGTGCTCGCGCTCGTCTACCTCCTGCGTCCGCTCGTCGCGTGGCCGGTCACGCCCATCTCCGTCGTGGTTGGATACGTCTACGGCATCGAAGTCGGCCTGCCCATCGCGCTCGTCGGCATCGTCGTCACGGCGATTCCGCCCTTCTTGCTCGCCCGTCACTTCCCCGACAGCGGCCTGTTCGGAAAAGCCCGCGATGTCGGCTCGCGGTTTTTCACCGCCACGGGCGAGACGCGCGGGGTCATCGCCTCGCGGCTGGTGCCCATTCCAACGGATGTCATCTCCTACAGCGCCGGGCTTTCGGGCGTGCGTCTCTGGCCGTTCGCCGTCGGGACGCTCGTCGGGGAGTTGCCGTGGACGGTCGCGGGTGTTCTCGCGGGGAGTTCGATGGAGTCGCTTGCTACAGAGGGTGTGGCGGGCATCGGGCTTCCCCTACTCCTCGGCGCGGTTGCGGTCGCCACGGCGCTCCTCGTGGGGCCACTCTATCGCCAGTTCGTCGCAAAACAGTAA